A section of the Humulus lupulus chromosome 2, drHumLupu1.1, whole genome shotgun sequence genome encodes:
- the LOC133814685 gene encoding uncharacterized protein LOC133814685, translated as MDYESDMENQIPEVVMLSDSEDDIGDSDRNGKGKQDDVRENTAEESQDKVQRDRKGKGKQTDEDFILEEEEFEQDVEAEIEMGIQSDLRRWWRSVLDFCTQNVDDGDSDGICSEEELHELKSDDEFDAGKNSKEFNPKTKMQNFQFVLGMKFSIVTILRNAIREYFIEGDREYVFIANDSNRVRVKCKGANCEWMLFASIVNKTDGKTMRVKTLVDKHSCGIVLDNKKLTSTWLAKHFLEQFRLNPSMEYNAFREITAKTKYLCVSSWTLYRAKTKARKMLEGSVKEKYAILDDYCKRLLATNPGSTVKLKTDLVNGRRTFQRIYICLKACRDGWLGGCRPLIGLDGYFLKGYCRGTLLAAVGIDGNNSMFPIAYCVAEKENTEVWTWFLELLKDDLGNLSPTKVTMMSDRQKGLENAVGAIFSGCEVRYCVRHLHANFKKEYPGLLLKQLLWVVANTTTQAEFARAMQEVKDVSDGAYNWLAGKNPTEWSKSHILEYPKCDILVNNLCGSFNAAILDARDKPIITLLEKIRFWLMSRSDKFQFQVQRSNGSSLVVDLEFINCTCRRFQLSGLPCGHALATIRFLGGNVFDYVHGFYKKESLQKAYEQSVHPMPSPDMWPQTGLNPIDPPPETKLPGRPKKARRRETDEPPLALKKARRTGQVKTCSNCLKTGHKRETCKSAKVVGRDRPPLQKPTEATLLRKERRLKQHAKGGTTGAKNAQPDTV; from the exons atggattatgaaagtgatatgGAGAACCAAATACCAGAGGTGGTTATGCTTTCAGATTCAGAGGATGATATTGGTGAT AGTGATAGAAATGGGAAAGGAAAGCAAGATGATGTGAGGGAAAATACAGCTGAGGAGAGCCAAGACAAAGTTCAGCGTGacagaaaagggaaaggaaagcaaacTGATGAAGATTTCATATTGGAGGAGGAAGAGTTTGAGCAAGATGTTGAAGCTGAGATAGAGATGGGTATACAGTCTGACCTTAGGAGGTGGTGGCGATCAGTTTTAGATTTTTGTACTCAAAATGTTGATGATGGAGACTCAGATGGTATATGTTCTGAGGAGGAGTTACACGAATTGAAGTCAGATGATGAGTTTGATGCTGGTAAAAATTCCAAAGAATTCAACCCGAAAACCAAAATGCAAAACTTCCAATTTGTTCTTGGCATGAAATTTTCCATTGTTACAATTTTGAGGAATGCAATAAGGGAGTACTTTATTGAAGGTGATCGAGAATATGTATTTATTGCCAATGATTCAAATAGAGTTAGAGTTAAGTGCAAGGGTGCAAACTGTGAATGGATGTTGTTTGCTTCAATAGTTAACAAGACAGATGGCAAGACAATGAGGGTCAAAACACTTGTTGACAAGCATAGTTGTGGCATTGTTTTGGACAATAAAAAGCTGACCTCAACTTGGCTTGCAAAGCACTTTTTGGAGCAATTTAGGCTAAATCCGAGTATGGAATACAATGCATTTAGGGAGATAACTGCAAAGACTAAGTACTTATGTGTGTCTAGCTGGACATTGTACAGAGCCAAAACAAAAGCAAGGAAGATGTTGGAAGGGTCTGTCAAGGAAAAATACGCCATTCTTGATGATTACTGTAAAAGGTTGTTGGCTACCAATCCTGGATCTACTGTGAAGTTGAAAACTGATTTGGTTAATGGGAGAAGGACATTTCAGCGTATTTATATTTGTCTTAAGGCATGTAGAGATGGCTGGTTGGGGGGTTGTAGACCTCTAATTGGTCTTGATGGCTACTTTTTAAAAGGATATTGTAGGGGCACTTTATTGGCTGCAGTAGGCATTGACGGTAATAACTCCATGTTTCCCATTGCCTACTGTGTTGCTGAAAAGGAAAACACTGAGGTTTGGACTTGGTTCTTGGAGCTATTGAAGGATGATCTTGGGAATTTGAGTCCTACCAAGGTGACAATGATGAGTGATCGTCAAAAAGGATTAGAAAATGCAGTGGGAGCCATCTTTAGTGGGTGTGAGGTGAGGTATTGTGTTAGACATCTTCATGCTAACTTTAAAAAGGAATATCCTGGACTTTTACTTAAGCAACTTTTGTGGGTAGTAGCTAATACTACAACACAAGCTGAGTTTGCTCGAGCAATGCAAGAAGTCAAGGATGTCTCGGATGGTGCTTACAATTGGCTGGCCGGGAAGAACCCCACAGAATGGAGTAAGTCACATATTTTAGAGTACCCAAAATGTGACATTTTGGTGAATAATTTGTGTGGGAGTTTCAATGCAGCCATACTTGATGCTCGCGACAAGCCAATTATAACTTTACTTGAGAAAATTAGATTTTGGTTGATGTCTCG GTCTGACAAGTTTCAGTTTCAGGTTCAACGCAGCAATGGTAGTTCCTTGGTTGTCGATTTGGAATTCATAAATTGTACATGTAGGAGGTTTCAACTATCTGGGCTTCCTTGTGGCCATGCACTAGCTACTATTCGGTTCTTAGGAGGTAATGTCTTTGATTATGTCCACGGATTCTATAAAAAAGAATCATTGCAAAAAGCATATGAGCAGAGTGTGCATCCTATGCCTAGTCCAGATATGTGGCCTCAGACAGGACTCAACCCAATTGATCCACCACCTGAGACGAAGCTGCCTGGAAGACCTAAGAAAGCTAGGAGAAGGGAGACAGATGAACCTCCACTTGCTTTAAAGAAAGCTCGAAGAACTGGACAAGTTAAAACATGCAGCAATTGTCTTAAAACAGGCCACAAGAGAGAAACATGCAAATCTGCTAAGGTGGTTGGG CGAGATCGTCCACCACTGCAGAAACCAACTGAAGCCACACTTTTAAGGAAGGAAAGAAGACTGAAACAACATGCTAAAGGAGGAACTACTGGTGCAAAGAATGCTCAACCCGATACTGTCTGA